The following are encoded together in the Adhaeribacter arboris genome:
- the purS gene encoding phosphoribosylformylglycinamidine synthase subunit PurS, whose amino-acid sequence MKFTAEIDIMPHTELLDPQGKAVMLGLEHLGLKQVADVRIGKHITLALEAENEAAAQEKVEIACKKLLANLIMESYSYQLVAN is encoded by the coding sequence ATGAAATTTACGGCAGAAATTGATATTATGCCCCACACCGAATTATTAGATCCGCAAGGGAAAGCAGTAATGTTAGGTCTGGAACATTTAGGTTTAAAACAAGTAGCTGATGTGCGTATTGGCAAACACATAACCTTGGCTTTAGAAGCCGAAAATGAGGCAGCAGCTCAGGAAAAAGTTGAAATCGCCTGCAAAAAACTACTTGCCAATTTAATTATGGAATCGTATTCGTACCAACTTGTTGCTAATTAA